A window of Candida orthopsilosis Co 90-125, chromosome 8 draft sequence contains these coding sequences:
- a CDS encoding Sac6 actin filament bundling protein, fimbrin: MNVLKLQKKYPVLQQSDLFNIIEDFRAIDLENKGWVEKKDVINSVSKQGEYSYDETRETLKHVDVDASGHVELDDYVALVAKLKESKGGISETPQLNKKTAPPIPSANSKNKTYIEGKTSGTTHTINDEERTEFTRHINSVLSGDSEVGDRLPFDTETFQVFDECRDGLVLCKLINDSVPDTIDTRVLNLPKGKKQLNNFQMSENANIVINSAKAIGCVVVNVHSEDIIDGKEHLILGLIWQIIRRGLLSKVDIKYHPELYRLLEDDETLEQFLRLPPEQILLRWFNYHLKNAGTSRRVTNFGKDVSDGENYTYLLNQLKPDVCDLSPLRTSDLLTRAEQVLDNAEKIDCRKYLTPKSLCSGNPKLNLAFVANLFNTHPGLQPIEEHEKVEIEEFDAEGEREARVFTLWLNSLDVDPPVVSLFEDLKDGLILLQAFDKVLPGSVSFKHVNKKPANGEVSRFKALENTNYAVEIGKANGFSLVGIEGSDIVDGNRLLDLGLVWQLMRRNIVNTLAELGKGGQLSDADILKWANSQVTKGNKSSQIRSFKDTSLSTGVYLLDVLNGMAPGYVDYDLVYEGKTEEERYANAKLAISIARKLGALIWLVPEDINEVRSRLILSFVGSLMAVESK; this comes from the coding sequence ATGAACgtattgaaattgcaaaagaagtACCCAGTATTACAACAGTCTGATCTTTTTAATATAATTGAAGACTTTAGAGCAATTGACTTGGAGAATAAAGGTTGGGTGGAGAAGAAGGATGTAATTAACAGTGTGAGCAAACAAGGAGAATATTCCTACGACGAAACAAGAGAAACATTGAAAcatgttgatgttgatgctTCGGGACatgttgaattggatgattaTGTAGCATTGGTTGCCAAGTTGAAGGAATCGAAGGGGGGGATTTCGGAAACtccacaattgaataaaaagaCTGCACCTCCCATTCCTAGTGCCAATTCTAAAAACAAGACTTATATTGAAGGGAAAACTTCAGGAACTACCCACACGATTAACGACGAAGAGCGCACTGAGTTTACCAGACATATCAATTCGGTTTTGTCGGGTGATTCCGAAGTTGGAGACAGATTGCCATTTGATACAGAAACctttcaagtttttgatgaGTGTAGAGATGGGTTGGTGTTGTGTAAATTGATCAACGATTCTGTTCCGGATACCATTGATACAAGAGTTTTGAACTTGCCAAAGGGaaagaagcaattgaacaatttccaaatgtCAGAAAATGCAAACATTGTTATCAACTCCGCAAAGGCGATtggttgtgttgttgtgaaTGTTCATTCCGAGGATATCATTGACGGTAAAGAGCACTTGATCTTGGGATTAATTTGGCAAATCATTAGAAGAGGATTGTTGAGTAAGGTGGATATCAAATACCACCCTGAATTGTATCGTTTGTTGGAGGATGATGAAACCTTGGAACAATTTTTAAGACTCCCACCTGAACAAATTCTTTTGCGTTGGTTCAActatcatttgaaaaatgccGGTACTAGCAGAAGAGTTACAAACTTTGGTAAAGATGTCAGCGATGGTGAAAACTACACCtacttgttgaatcaattgaaaccTGATGTTTGCGATTTGTCACCTTTGAGAACTAGCGATTTGTTAACCCGTGCTGAGCAAGTTTTAGATAACGCTGAGAAGATTGATTGTCGTAAATACTTAACTCCAAAGTCATTGTGCTCTGGAAATCCAAAGTTGAACTTGGCTTTTGTGGctaatttgttcaatacCCACCCTGGTTTGCAACCAATTGAGGAACAcgaaaaagttgaaattgaagagtttgatGCGGAAGGTGAGCGTGAAGCTAGAGTGTTTACCTTGTGGCTCAACTCTTTGGATGTCGACCCACCAGTTGTATCTTTGTTTGAGGATTTAAAGGATGGTTTGATCTTGTTACAAGCGTTTGACAAAGTTTTACCTGGAAGTGTTTCATTCAAGCatgtaaacaaaaagcCGGCCAATGGAGAGGTCTCCCGATTCAAGGCGTTGGAAAATACAAACTATGCAGTCGAAATAGGGAAAGCTAATGGGTTTTCTCTAGTTGGTATAGAAGGATCcgacattgttgatggaaaTAGATTGTTGGATTTAGGTCTTGTTTGGCAATTGATGAGAAGAAACATTGTCAATACTTTAGCTGAGTTGGGCAAGGGAGGTCAATTGAGTGATGCTGATATATTGAAATGGGCAAACCTGCAAGTCACAAAAGGAAACAAGTCATCTCAAATTAGGTCCTTCAAGGATACCTCTTTATCAACCGGGGTTTATTTGTTGGACGTATTGAATGGTATGGCACCGGGCTATGTTGATTACGATTTAGTCTATGAAGGAAAGACAGAAGAGGAGAGGTATGCCAATGCTAAGTTGGCCATTTCAATTGCTAGAAAGTTGGGAGCATTGATCTGGTTGGTTCCTGAGGATATAAATGAGGTTAGAAGCAGATTGATTTTATCGTTTGTAGGAAGTTTGATGGCTGTGGAGAGTAAGTGA
- a CDS encoding Cdc50 endosomal protein, which produces MNFLRKRRSSNSSEDSIEESQIKKSRKPPNTAFRQQRLKAWQPLLTPKSVIPFLVLLAVIFAPLGIAIIYTTYNVQEVNIDYSHCGDQTNSFTSIPGKYTGFHFKHNTKPEFKWKVDGSQCVIQFNVPDLKPPLYMYYKLTNFYQNHRKYVESYDLDQLAGKALSSDDVTDSCKPLKHREYNGKERLIYPCGLIANSYFNDTISSPVLLNARNGENNETYTFTDKDISWASDRKHKFKKTKYKPEDVVPPPNWDKQYPDGYTEENMPDLQQMEHLQNWMRTAALPNFYKLYGKNTTATMSSGTYQITVDLNYPVEIFGGSKSIVITTNSIFGGRNVSLGVIYIIVAVVSLVLGIGFLLQYLIKPRRVGHDYLQQNYRDQL; this is translated from the coding sequence ATGAACTTTCTTAGAAAACGAAGGTCCTCCAACTCGTCAGAGGATTCGATTGAGGAATCACAGATTAAAAAGTCACGCAAACCACCAAATACGGCTTTTCGTCAGCAGAGGTTGAAAGCATGGCAGCCATTGCTAACACCAAAATCAGTGATACCATTCCTAGTTTTGTTGGCAGTGATTTTTGCTCCTTTAGGAATAGCCATCATATATACGACGTATAATGTACAGGAGGTGAACATTGATTATTCGCATTGTGGTGACCAGACAAATAGTTTCACGTCAATTCCGGGAAAGTACACGGGCTTCCATTTCAAGCATAATACCAAGCCAGAGTTCAAATGGAAAGTGGATGGTTCACAATGTGTCATTCAGTTTAATGTGCCAGATTTGAAGCCTCCTCTTTATATGTACTAcaaattgaccaattttTACCAAAATCATAGAAAGTATGTGGAGAGTTATGACTTGGATCAATTGGCAGGAAAGGCTTTATCTAGTGATGACGTTACCGATAGTTGCAAACCATTGAAGCACAGAGAATACAATGGAAAGGAAAGACTCATTTACCCATGCGGATTGATTGCAAACTCCTACTTTAACGATACAATTTCGTCGCCAGTTTTATTGAATGCACGTAATGGAGAGAATAATGAAACATACACCTTTACCGATAAGGACATTTCATGGGCCTCAGACCGCAAACACAAGTTTAAAAAGACAAAGTACAAGCCGGAAGATGTTGTGCCTCCGCCAAACTGGGACAAACAGTATCCTGATGGTTATACTGAGGAAAATATGCCAGATTTACAACAAATGGAGCACTTACAAAACTGGATGCGAACGGCGGCCTTGCCTAATTTCTACAAGTTATACGGCAAAAACACCACAGCAACAATGTCGTCAGGTACTTATCAAATAACGGTCGATTTGAACTACCCAGTGGAAATTTTTGGTGGGAGTAAGAGTATTgtcatcaccaccaactCCATTTTTGGTGGAAGAAATGTCAGTTTGGGTGTGATTTATATCATTGTTGCTGTAGTATCGCTCGTATTGGGTATTGGGTTCTTGTTGCAATACTTGATTAAACCAAGGCGAGTGGGTCATGATTACTTGCAACAAAACTACCGAGACCAGTTATAA
- a CDS encoding Pop2 component of the Ccr4-Pop2 mRNA deadenylase, whose product MNVNPHLYTSSPQIAQMQLLQRQQLLQEQGTPLSQQQHLTNGAGLSANPVLQQLQLQQMQQQQQQQQQQQQQQQQQQQQQQQQQQHQQQKQQPVPIIKDVWAHNLEYEFNNLRKFINDKSTTIYAAIHQETPGIVARAIGSFKTSTDYHFQTIRCNSDLLNLIQFSICFSKGGGNPVIWQFNFAYDLTKEMYSEEHLAMLAQQSSINFQAHMSRGIKHFEFAELLIDSGLLLDNSINWVSYHAGYDLGFLVSLLMNDSLPVDEEEFHWWCDKYFPNFYDLKYIGNQVLGSDEKMNKPSIEYLAEELHLLPISPAIRQLFGNAGQPSQHPTSTLHAYLSMECFKELLRQSVDPKRFKGYIWGLGKE is encoded by the coding sequence ATGAACGTGAATCCACATTTATACACATCGTCACCACAGATTGCTCAGATGCAGTTGCTACAGAGGCAACAGCTACTACAGGAGCAGGGCACTCCGTTGTCGCAACAACAGCACTTGACAAATGGGGCGGGATTGAGTGCTAATCCAGTATTACAACAATTACAGCTTCAGCAgatgcaacaacagcagcaacagcaacaacaacaacaacaacaacagcagcagcagcagcagcaacaacagcaacagcaacagcatcaacaacaaaaacaacaaccagTCCCCATAATTAAGGATGTTTGGGCTCATAACCTCGAGTACGAGTTTAACAACTTGCGCAAGTTTATTAATGACAAGAGTACGACGATATACGCTGCAATACATCAAGAGACACCCGGAATTGTTGCAAGGGCAATTGGGTCTTTCAAAACAAGCACCGACtatcattttcaaacaataaggTGTAACTCTGACTTGTTGAATCTAATACAATTTAGCATCTGTTTTAGTAAAGGGGGAGGAAATCCAGTGATTTGGCAGTTTAATTTTGCATACGATTTGACCAAGGAGATGTATAGTGAGGAGCATTTGGCCATGTTGGCACAACAGTCGTCCATTAATTTTCAAGCACACATGTCTCGCGGGATAAAGCATTTTGAGTTTGCtgagttgttgattgatagTGGGTTGCTATTGGACAATTCCATCAATTGGGTATCCTATCACGCTGGATATGACTTGGGGTTTCTTGTAAGTTTGCTAATGAATGATAGTCTTCCTGTGGATGAGGAAGAGTTCCACTGGTGGTGTGATAAATACTTCCCCAATTTTTACGATTTGAAATACATTGGTAATCAGGTTTTAGGGTCCGATGAGAAAATGAATAAGCCATCCATTGAGTACTTGGCAGAAGAGTTGCATTTATTGCCTATATCCCCTGCCATTCGTCAACTTTTTGGCAATGCAGGCCAACCTCTGCAACATCCCACATCAACTTTACATGCTTATTTATCAATGGAATGTTTTAAAGAGTTGTTGAGACAATCGGTGGACCCAAAGAGGTTCAAGGGGTATATATGGGGGTTAGGAAAGGAATAA
- a CDS encoding Nog2 nucleolar GTPase, with amino-acid sequence MGTQKKEKQRRIRQNDTKDGNLRVKGENFYRDAKKVKKLSMYKQGRAVRNAKGEIIKAADLQSTDVPTARVDPNRKWFGNTRVIAQDALSHFREAMGDKKDDSYQVLLKRNKLPMSLLDQDKTESPTAKIVETESFASTFGPKQQRKKPRIAASSLEDLMSTAEKDSTTYDEKIELDQTMGLMGNSILDKDDFTQEAKEAIFHKGQSKRIWNELYKVIDSSDVILQVLDARNPLGTRCERIEKYIKQECPHKHLVFVVNKTDLVPTWVAAAWMKHLSSSYPTIAFHASIKNSFGKGSLISLLRQFATLHKDRKSINVGVIGFPNTGKSSIINTIVGKKACIVAPIPGATKVWQYVKVTSSINIIDSPGVVPSESGDSDADLLLRGVVRVEKVKAPEQYLSEVLKIVPKKYIARTYGLKESECGENLLETLAVKSGRLLKGGEADESSVARKIIEDFIRGKLPWFLEPPQDEEVRTGEDKKAGYKKRKAED; translated from the exons atgggaactcaaaagaaggaaaagcAAAGAAGGATCAGACAGAATGATACCAAAGATGGTAATCTCCGTGTCAAGGGTGAGAACTTTTACCGTGATGCCAAAAAGGTAAAGAAGCTTAGCATGTACAAACAAGGAAGAGCAGTTCGTAATGCCAAGGGAGAGATAATAAAAGCAGCCGATCTTCAGAGCACGGATGTGCCTACAGCAAGGGTTGATCCTAATAGGAAATGGTTCGGAAATACCAGGGTTATAGCTCAGGATGCATTATCACATTTTAGGGAGGCTATGGGAGACAAGAAGGATGATTCATATCAAGTTCTTTTAAAGAGAAATAAACTTCCTATGTCGTTACTCGATCAAGATAAGACAGAAAGTCCGACTGCAAAGATTGTTGAGACTGAATCATTTGCATCCACATTTGGACCTAAGCAACAACGTAAGAAACCTAGAATCGCTGCATCGTCGTTGGAGGATTTAATGTCTACTGCAGAGAAGGACTCAACCACATACgatgaaaagattgagCTTGACCAGACAATGGGATTGATGGGAAACTCTATCTTGGACAAGGATGATTTTACCCAGGAGGCTAAAGAAGCAATCTTTCACAAGGGACAGAGTAAGAGAATCTGGAATGAATTATACAAGGTCATTGACTCGAGTGATGTCATTTTGCAAGTCCTTGATGCTAGGAACCCCTTGGGCACCAGATGTGAAagaattgagaaatataTCAAACAGGAATGTCCACATAAGCATCTTGTATTTGTGGTAAACAAGACCGACTTGGTCCCCACATGGGTAGCC GCAGCTTGGATGAAGCACTTGTCAAGCTCATACCCAACCATTGCTTTCCATGCATCAATTAAAAACAGTTTCGGAAAGGGATCCTTAATCCTGCTTCTTAGGCAGTTTGCAACTTTGCACAAGGACagaaaatcaatcaatgttGGTGTCATTGGATTTCCAAATACCGGAAAGAGCTCCATTATAAATACCATTGTTGGGAAAAAGGCTTGTATCGTCGCTCCAATTCCTGGAGCAACAAAGGTTTGGCAATATGTCAAGGTCACCTCATCGATAAATATTATTGATTCACCAGGTGTTGTACCGTCTGAATCAGGTGACTCTGATGCTGACCTTTTACTACGTGGTGTGGTcagagttgaaaaagtcaaaGCCCCAGAGCAATACTTGTCAGAGGTTCTCAAGATTGTTCCTAAAAAGTATATTGCTAGAACCTATGGACTCAAGGAATCAGAATGTGGAGAGAACTTGTTAGAGACGCTTGCCGTGAAAAGTGGCCGTTTATTGAAAGGTGGTGAGGCCGATGAGAGTTCAGTTGCGAGAAAGattattgaagattttaTTCGTGGTAAACTTCCTTGGTTTTTGGAGCCTCCTCAAGATGAAGAGGTCCGTACAGGTGAGGATAAGAAAGCTGGGTATAAAAAGAGGAAAGCTGAGGATTAG